gttaacatcgaaaatatgtaaataattaacatatgGAGATATACTATTACAACATTAAATTATTGATATAATTCAATCCAAATCTGCTATCAAGTATATTAATTAGATGAtattatttatgatattatggaaaataatagtatttaaggCGATAtcaatttcgaaaatataaaaaaccatTTGAGAAGGTTAAAGCAACAATAAATATGTgagtttgatttatatatttactaatgtgttttatttaatatcaaaattattagtGAATAAAAATGTAATGTGACCAATTTTAGTAGATATTTCATCTTTTAAAAGAATCACACATAAATAAGAAGTAATGacttctatttttaatatataagattccCTAAATTAGTATCACTTTTCCTATTAAAAAGGATTAattgttttgaaacaaaaatatgttactAATTTAATCGATATTGATGGTTTTAAAACCAAAGAAACTGGTAGCTCAGAGTCAAAGAGAAGAGGACCAGCTCCGGGCATAACGGTCAGGTATTCGGGCATGCTTGTCTCCCGAATACTGCAACAAATGACGTTATCAAGTTCACTAAAATAGCTCATTCCGGGCAATGACAACGCCACGATCCCTCGCAAAGGTCCAGTTGGGCCCGGCCCACGAAcgttactatttatttatttatcttccTCTCTTTTGCTAAACTCCTTCCCTACCTTCTCCTCCAAATACCTCACCGTTTCTCAAGTCTCTATATCTCTCTGTTTCTACTTCTCTCTCTGAAAAGAACAGAGAGAATATCTATTATGGATGAAAAAATGAGGCAGGAGTTTCTTCGAGGTGATATGCATATCATATAACTATATATGTATTGacattttaccaaaatataactatatatgtatatatgtgtgaTATATGTCATGTGAAGAATTAggttttttttagcaaaaaaaaaggaactagGGTTTGGTCAGTTCGATGTCCTGTTTGGCCATtgttttttttgactaaagatCTTGTACgaactaaattatataatacatagatgtatatatatgtagtgTATCTGTATATACATAGACATTATCTATGTATAGATGTATATCGACATATGTATTTATCCATACACACTTTCGCTaccttcgtttttttttttttgctaagtgCTACCTTCGGTTTGTGAAGATAAGTTCTTAGTTATTTGATTGCACATATGTTTCAGAGGTAAAAGACATGCTATACATACTCgctttcttatatatatgtgtgtatgtaATTGGATAAACAGATATACATGGTTTGGACTTTTAGAGCTAATATTGTAAAACGTAATAAGTTctgtttttgtgtgtgtgtctgCAGGCAACATCAAAAACATTAACATTACCATCTATTGTGAGGAGACTACCAGTTTCTCTTCAAAACTCCTTTATTGATATACCCCGGTGTTATCCCTACctgagctttttttttctttttattttttttcaactcTTTTGTTCTATTgaattattctattttcttGACCTTGTAAGACCTTTTCTTGACCTTGTAAGACCCCACCCCCTTTTAAGTATCTCAACCTTCTATCCTTTTAAAGTCTCTCTACTATCTCTTTTTGGTGTAGAATGTGTATGTATCTCTATTCCTAGTTCATTTGAGTCAGTTTTTCTACCTTGTCTATCCCTTCTGAGCTAATGTTTACATATTCTTGTTGGTCATTGATGTAAGGTTGATATAAATTCCAAATGAACAACTTAACCTTTTCTTATTTAACTTTTGTTGGTGTTGGTTACATTGTTGTAATAAAATTACAGGAGGTGAAAAATGTCTCGCTATCATGGGTACTGGCAAAAAGTAATGAATAAGGAAACTGGCAAAAAGAATTATGCCTTTACTCTCTATCTTTAAGGCTTTGGACAGGaatttacttttgttttatatgttgTGTTTGTTTGGGTCTGACTGACCCCAAAGGCCAAAGCCGAACCAAAGATCCCTCTTATTAAATAATTCCTCAGAATCATTTATTGCCTGTTTCTCTCTCACTCGTGACTATGTTGGGCTCTCACTTTCTGTACTAATATCTCTTTTAGAAAAATCCTACCTAGCTAAACTTAGTATCTACTTGTGTTTTGACAAATAATCTTTCCTAGTGGTGGTTAAACCGGTTGACGGATGGGTATGTATAGGTTAATAAGTTTTTTCATAATCCATGGAGATGATCAAAGATATGATAACAAATGTTTGTAGCAACGAGTACGCGTTGCTAAATATGAGTACATCTTAAATTTAAGGTTTGACAGATGTTTAATGCTATGCTCCATTGCTCCATTTACCGGTTTACCTAGTTGTTAGATTATGCTATTACTTCCTCTCCAATTAAGTAGTCatcatatgaatataaataacgCCAAGTTAATACTTCTTTTAACCAATAGAACGGCCACCAAAATCCATAAAACCTTTTTGATATGTAAAGATCTGATTCTGTATGAAAAAGACTACACTTTAATTGGCAAAAAGAACCACCCATAATGATTAGTTTGATGATCTTTAGAAGAGTCAAATAGATAGAAAGGGGCAGGTTTAACTGAGAATAGAGGAAAAGCTGAATCACCTTTGTGCGTTGTATAAGAGAATAAATGTTGCTTTTTTCTCTTATCTTTTTGCCATTCCTCATAAATACATATCATGTGAAGACTTATGATCAGTCTCATATCATAATTGTACATATTTATATCTCGTTTTCAAAAAACAAGATACCACTACAAAAAATATGTACATTCTTAGCTCACGATAAATGCTATCGTAGACCTTTGATAGCGTTTTTTCATATGCTATGTCATCGGCAGCCATCATAGGTACCCTCTCTACGATAGCTTGTTTTTTTGACGCTATGTAATGTACAGATACGATGGCAATAAATGAACGTTGTTATTAACATAACTACAACACGACTTTTTTATGctatgatttaaaatatgttatgaTAGTCTAATTCGTAGGTATTTTTAAATGCTATAATATtgaaaaataacttttttttttgttatcgtTGATTTGTTTTGGAAgctatgatttttttattgtcGATTATTGTTTTCAGAAGAGAAAACTCATTAAGAACAACTAAAACATTCATAAAAGATGTAGATAATACATAAGTCTTAAGGTATTGAAAACAGAAAGCAAAGTCTTAAGAAACAAGCTAATTATAAGTTCAGATATCACCGACTCTTCTTCCTCCTTATCCATTGCTGCTATATTCTTGTTCCCAAAATCACAGCAGAAGACTCATCACCCCCATTCTTATCCTTGTTCGGAATATGTGACCCACGAACTATGCATTTTGCTTTTGCCCCATACTCCAGAGTGCAAAGAGTCTTGTACATTTCCTTTGGATCCGAGCTCGCACATAGAATCATTAGAATATATGATTTGTCATCTGCAAAAGAGTCCTGCATGAAGAAAACAGAAACAAGACTAAATATCTTAAAAGCAGCCACATTCCATAGGTGATACAGCAATAGAACAAGAAATTCAAATTCACCTGAAGCAGCATAGTCAACTTGCTGTCTCTAAAGGGTACGTGAGAGTCTCCATTTGCTATAGATTCCACAACTCGCTTTAGTGCAATATTTCCCTGGTTGATCTTAGCAGTCTATATTTAATAAAGATACAAATCagttaatttcaaaacttttatgAGAATCAGAACATAAATTGGAAGAAGCCAGAGAAAGGAAACAATTACTTGCATATTTGCTTCAATTCCAGTCATGTGGTTGAACTCGCGCCTCATGCTCTAAGGCTAGGATGAAGGTCAATCTCGCCTCTAGCTTTAGTGATCGCCTAAGCTAACTTTAAGGACCTGAGGCGCCACCTGATAAAATACAAGTGAGGTTAGTAGTTATCCATTCAAGTttatacattcatgtttatcctaaaccattaaaattaaaaataatcaaatcttcATAAACTAAACTTAAAACATAGATTTTACGCCACAAAATCttcaaacaaaactaaacttcaataaagaaaaaaaacaacgtCATCATAACTCAAAAACAAACAGAACTTCAAAACAAGTCATTACTTCTTCCTCGCCTGGCCTGCAAAAAACAACAAAGCCCACGACTTTAACATGGATCAACACAAAGACTATAACAAGTAACTGATCTCACATACTAAAGACAAATAATAATCTTTGATAAAGTCATTCTGTGAAACCTTCAGACAAATAAAACTACATGTAAATAAATGAAGGATCCTTATACATGTGATTCCTGCTCTGAGAAGGTCTCTACAAGAAGTGAATCATCTGAATAATCATTCTCACCATAAACCTGAGTTCGTCTACTGTTACCCCTTGTTTAATCAGTACCTTCAAACACCAGATTCAGACACACGACTTTTAAGAATCTTAATCATAAATCCAATTCTGAAAAGAAAACAATGATACCTGCAAAAGACCAGGAGCATCTTCATCTAGAGCTGTCAAAAACAGCAACACACACACAAGCACAATAGGATGAAGTAACCTCCTTCTCCAGTCCTCCAATGTCACTGTAATCTTCAGTAGGTTTTCTCAGATTTCTCagaaatataatgtaaaatggAGAAAGGAATGAAAGAACTCTCACCTGTCGTaaattctcttcttcttcatggaAGTCGAAGTTAAGCTCTGTCTCCTCACCACCGCTACTCATCTCCGCCTCACCACTCTCCTCACTCCCGAGACTCCTGCTGCAAAGTAATCAAAGTGACATAACTTCTACAAACTAAAACCTTGATTTCAAAACTAAGACCGACAAAGGTGAATACCTGTAGATCTGGTGCCGAAATCAACTCCATAACAAACCCTCACTCCAGCCACTAGCGCTTTCGAGCCCCAACCCAGATCTAGTCGTCGGCTTCTTCCTCGATTCGACCCAACTGAGCTTGGATCCGTTCACAGCTTCCGGTTATCCTCCTCTTGTCAATCTCGCTGTTCTGTGGCCGAGGAGAAGAAGGGAAAGAGATAAGAGTATCAGAGATGAAGCAAGACACACCCGAGCTTTGTCTCCGTTTCGTCtcgtctctcttctcttctatcTCTCGTGTCTCAAACCCTAGGTAAAGAAAGGGAATGACAAAGATAGGGTCTCGAGATGTAGAATCAAACTGATTCTTTTTCTTAGGGTTTTGAAAGAAAGGGGAAAAATGAGATAAAGAGAGAGGGAAAACgaaagagataagagagatGAGAGGgaatatttgttattttcactAAGTGTGTGGCGGAAAACTCGATTCTAGGCTCCCGCTTACCGAAAAAATTTCATAACGTTTATGTAATGCTATTATagagttataaattttttaactcATCTACGATAACAGTTCAGTAAAACGAGCTATAGTATTGTGCTATGAATGTggactttttttgtagtgtacaAAATATAGAGTTGGTTTGTTGATAGCTTTCATTTCAAATCAACtatcccatatatatatatatatcgattTTGAGACAATTTGAGATACTAGTCTtagattttgtatataattataaatctcCGATGTAATACTTATAACATAACTTTCAAAGAATGTATCTAAGATGAATTATAAACAATTGATATTTGACTATTTATCAttatcacacacacacacacacacatatatatatatatatatataacttatttaAGCTATGTAGGACAACAACAACATAATATTCTTCTTGtagatttctttaaaaaaaattgggggTTTAATGATAGAGAGGTATAACAACAAGGACATTAGGTAAGGGTCACATGATGGCTGCATTTGCCCAACCTGTTCACCGTGTTTTTATTTACCACGATCATTAGAATTTTACGGTTAGGGTTATCTAAATTTGCTGGAAGTTGGGCATGAGCAGACATCACATTAGAAAAATGTCAAAATCATCATTGTTTTTATTTCAATAAACACTATAATGACATCAGCGAATATAATTAGTGTGTAATGTTGGTAGCACAAACGAAAATGGTAGTAGCACATGCATGATATTGATATAACTAAAACAGGTCAGTTAACATGTAATTTttactgtaaaaaaaaaaaagaaaaaaaacatgtaattttTACGGAAATTTGATAAGCTTGATTTGAATATGTATTAAGGAAATCGAAAGCTTACAAATCATTAATGCTCTACTATTTGATTATTGAGTAACTGTACGTAGACAGTAAACCAATTATTCTTCATCTAAATAAATTGGTTTCACTTTGTCAGCGGCCCCTTTAGTTATTACGGTAGTGGGACGGTGGAGAGATTTATTATACCAAAAGTCTGGTCAAAATCAGTTTCCACACATCAATGCCAATTATTGTTTTTAACATTGCCATATTCGACTTTAAGAAAATTTCG
The Raphanus sativus cultivar WK10039 unplaced genomic scaffold, ASM80110v3 Scaffold0617, whole genome shotgun sequence DNA segment above includes these coding regions:
- the LOC108833639 gene encoding kinesin-like protein KIN-10A — protein: MRREFNHMTGIEANMQTAKINQGNIALKRVVESIANGDSHVPFRDSKLTMLLQDSFADDKSYILMILCASSDPKEMYKTLCTLEYGAKAKCIVRGSHIPNKDKNGGDESSAVILGTRI